In the Flagellimonas sp. MMG031 genome, one interval contains:
- a CDS encoding HTTM domain-containing protein, whose protein sequence is MFTQFLFRKIDNAQLVVFRIFYGLLVAAECYGAIATGWVRRTMVEPKFTFSFIGFEWLQPLPGNGMYIYFAVMGTLGLLIALGYKYRFSALAFAIMWTGVYLMQKTSYNNHYYLLMLLAYIMAIFPANRDASLDAKFNPGLRSQTMYNWIRWTIILQLFIVYTYASVAKLYGDWLDFSIVELLMESKKHYYLIGDLLQEKWVHQIVGIFGIVFDLLIVPALLWKPTRKIAFVFSIFFHLFNSIVFQIGIFPYLSLAFTVFFFEPQTIRNLFLKTKKFILDTKIVVPKSKNIILSMLGIYFLIQLLLPLRHHLFPDDVLWTEEGHRLSWRMMLRSRAGRITYKVVNTQSKDTTIINLNEYLTNKQVRRVECYPDFIWQFAQHLKKDYAQKGEDIQVFVDNKVKINQGPYKIFIDPKVDLASVPWNHFSHNDWILPSTKE, encoded by the coding sequence ATGTTCACCCAATTTCTATTTCGGAAAATTGACAACGCCCAACTGGTGGTTTTCCGAATATTCTACGGCTTATTGGTCGCTGCGGAATGCTACGGGGCCATCGCCACAGGCTGGGTTCGAAGAACTATGGTGGAGCCCAAGTTCACTTTTTCCTTTATTGGGTTTGAATGGTTACAGCCCCTGCCCGGCAATGGCATGTACATCTATTTTGCTGTTATGGGCACTTTGGGGCTTTTGATCGCCCTCGGGTACAAATACCGATTCAGTGCTTTGGCCTTTGCCATCATGTGGACCGGTGTGTACCTCATGCAGAAAACATCCTACAATAACCATTACTACCTATTGATGCTATTGGCCTACATCATGGCCATTTTTCCCGCCAATAGGGATGCCTCTTTGGATGCCAAATTCAACCCTGGGCTGCGTTCCCAAACCATGTACAACTGGATTCGATGGACCATCATACTGCAATTGTTCATTGTGTACACCTATGCCTCAGTGGCCAAACTATATGGGGATTGGCTGGATTTCAGTATCGTGGAACTGTTGATGGAATCCAAAAAGCATTATTATCTGATCGGGGATTTACTCCAAGAAAAATGGGTGCATCAAATAGTCGGGATATTCGGGATTGTGTTCGACCTTTTGATCGTTCCAGCCTTACTTTGGAAACCTACGCGCAAAATTGCTTTTGTATTTTCCATCTTTTTCCATCTGTTCAACAGTATTGTCTTCCAAATCGGGATATTCCCCTACCTCTCTTTGGCCTTTACGGTCTTCTTTTTTGAACCTCAGACCATTCGAAATCTCTTTTTGAAAACCAAAAAATTCATACTGGACACCAAAATCGTAGTCCCCAAAAGCAAGAACATCATTCTTTCGATGCTGGGCATCTATTTCCTCATTCAATTGCTGTTGCCCCTTCGGCACCATCTGTTCCCAGATGATGTACTTTGGACCGAGGAGGGCCATCGACTGAGCTGGCGGATGATGCTTCGCAGTCGAGCGGGCAGAATCACCTACAAAGTAGTGAACACCCAAAGCAAGGACACCACCATCATCAACCTAAATGAATATCTGACCAACAAACAGGTGAGGAGAGTGGAATGCTATCCCGATTTTATATGGCAATTTGCCCAACACCTCAAAAAGGACTATGCCCAAAAAGGAGAGGACATTCAGGTATTTGTGGACAACAAGGTCAAAATCAACCAAGGGCCATACAAAATCTTTATCGACCCCAAAGTGGACTTGGCCAGCGTTCCGTGGAACCATTTTTCCCATAACGATTGGATTCTCCCCTCGACCAAAGAATAA
- the serS gene encoding serine--tRNA ligase → MLQLQNIRENKESIITALKKRNIDAAPMIAKVLELDEKRRSIQTELDATLAESNKISKEIGILFKTGKAQEANVLKEKTAGLKEASKKLGDDLNLTADELQQQLYLIPNVPHESVPAGNSEEDNEEVFREGDIPTLAEGALPHWELAKKYDIIDFELGVKITGAGFPVYKGKGARLQRALIAYFLDKNAEAGYTEMQVPLMVNEDSGYGTGQLPDKEGQMYHVQADDLYLIPTAEVPVTNLHRGDILAEGDFPIKYTGYTPCFRREAGSYGAHVRGLNRLHQFDKVEIVRLEHPNNSYQALDEMVEHVKNILRELKLPYRILRLCGGDLGFTSALTFDFEVFSTAQDRWLEISSVSNFETFQANRLKLRFKDENGKSQLAHTLNGSALALPRVLAGILENYQTEDGIKIPEVLVPYCGFDTID, encoded by the coding sequence ATGCTTCAACTACAGAACATCAGGGAAAACAAGGAAAGTATCATCACCGCTTTAAAAAAGCGAAATATCGATGCAGCACCGATGATTGCGAAGGTTTTGGAACTCGATGAAAAACGACGTTCCATCCAAACAGAATTGGATGCTACTCTGGCCGAATCCAACAAAATCTCCAAAGAAATCGGCATCCTTTTCAAAACAGGAAAAGCGCAGGAAGCGAATGTTCTAAAAGAAAAAACCGCTGGACTTAAAGAAGCGTCAAAAAAGTTGGGCGATGACCTCAACCTTACTGCAGATGAACTTCAGCAACAACTATATTTGATTCCGAACGTTCCGCACGAATCGGTTCCAGCGGGTAATTCCGAAGAGGACAACGAGGAAGTATTCCGGGAAGGTGATATTCCAACCTTAGCGGAAGGCGCATTGCCCCACTGGGAATTGGCCAAGAAATATGACATCATCGATTTTGAGCTTGGGGTGAAAATCACGGGAGCAGGTTTTCCAGTGTACAAAGGAAAGGGTGCCCGTTTGCAACGCGCCTTGATCGCCTATTTCTTGGATAAAAATGCAGAAGCTGGGTATACCGAGATGCAAGTGCCGCTCATGGTCAATGAGGACTCTGGCTACGGAACCGGACAATTGCCCGACAAGGAAGGGCAAATGTACCATGTACAGGCGGATGACCTATACCTAATCCCAACGGCTGAAGTGCCGGTGACCAACTTGCACCGAGGCGATATCTTGGCGGAAGGTGATTTCCCTATCAAATACACAGGCTACACTCCCTGCTTCCGACGTGAGGCGGGCAGTTATGGGGCACATGTCCGTGGTTTAAACCGTTTGCACCAATTTGACAAAGTGGAAATCGTGCGCTTGGAGCACCCCAACAACTCTTACCAGGCCCTAGATGAAATGGTGGAGCATGTTAAAAACATTCTTCGCGAACTCAAATTGCCCTACCGCATCTTGCGGCTCTGTGGTGGCGACCTTGGTTTTACATCGGCCCTGACCTTTGATTTTGAGGTATTCTCCACCGCGCAAGACCGTTGGTTGGAAATCAGCTCCGTGTCCAACTTTGAGACCTTTCAGGCCAATCGCCTAAAACTTCGTTTTAAGGACGAAAATGGGAAAAGTCAGCTGGCCCACACCTTAAATGGAAGTGCCTTGGCATTGCCACGGGTATTGGCGGGTATCTTGGAAAACTATCAGACCGAAGACGGGATAAAAATCCCTGAGGTTCTGGTTCCCTACTGTGGTTTTGATACCATCGATTAA
- a CDS encoding bifunctional riboflavin kinase/FAD synthetase, with translation METIQNISHFKQVPHQTVVTIGTFDGVHLGHRKILERITNNAKNTGLKSTVLTFFPHPRMVLQKDVDIKLLNTLEEKKQILEGLGLDYLIIHPFTKQFSRLSAIDFVRDILVNNIKAKRIIIGYDHRFGRNRNANIKDLISFGNTFDFEVEEIPAQEIEDVSVSSTKIRKALLDGDVETANSYLNYAYMLTGTVKKGRGLGRDFGFPTANLHIAEEYKLIPKNGAYVVKSHLDGKEYYGMMNIGFNPTVDGSKKSIEINFFEFDGNLYEKKIQVALLHRIRDEHKFNSIEELKEQLKKDKNHSLDLISK, from the coding sequence TTGGAAACAATCCAAAACATTTCTCATTTTAAGCAAGTTCCGCATCAAACTGTGGTGACCATCGGCACATTTGATGGTGTGCATTTGGGCCACCGTAAGATATTGGAACGCATCACAAACAATGCCAAAAACACCGGACTCAAATCCACGGTCCTCACCTTTTTCCCGCATCCAAGAATGGTATTGCAAAAAGATGTGGACATCAAACTGCTGAACACCCTCGAAGAGAAAAAGCAGATTTTGGAAGGTTTGGGACTGGATTATTTGATCATCCATCCGTTTACCAAACAATTTTCCAGACTATCGGCCATCGATTTCGTAAGGGACATTTTAGTGAACAACATCAAGGCCAAAAGAATCATCATTGGATACGACCACAGGTTCGGTCGCAATCGAAATGCCAATATCAAGGACTTAATTTCCTTTGGAAATACCTTCGATTTTGAGGTAGAGGAAATTCCTGCCCAAGAAATCGAAGACGTTTCGGTGAGCTCCACCAAAATCAGGAAAGCGTTGTTGGATGGCGATGTAGAAACTGCCAATAGCTACTTGAACTATGCTTACATGCTAACGGGCACGGTGAAAAAAGGACGCGGACTAGGAAGGGATTTTGGTTTCCCCACCGCAAACCTCCACATTGCCGAAGAGTACAAACTCATTCCAAAAAATGGAGCCTATGTGGTAAAGAGCCATTTGGATGGCAAGGAGTATTACGGCATGATGAACATCGGCTTCAACCCTACGGTAGACGGTTCCAAAAAAAGCATCGAAATCAACTTTTTTGAGTTTGACGGCAATCTCTACGAGAAAAAAATACAGGTAGCACTATTGCACCGTATCAGGGATGAGCATAAATTTAACTCGATCGAAGAATTGAAGGAACAATTGAAGAAAGACAAAAACCACTCTTTGGACCTAATTTCCAAATAA
- a CDS encoding tetratricopeptide repeat protein, protein MLSAQEDFLAKQYFQDGDYEKALVFYEKLVETNPRRTDYAEGLVACYQQLERYDEAEAFLLQKIEDSYAFPTFFIELGYNHTLKNEPEKANAYYDKAIQKIEDNPNYGYSVGYRFQTYALLDYAIQAYNRAMELKPDLNYDFQLARIYGEQGDIAKMYQSYLNLIWEGRTSRSNVLRNIEDFISEDPSNENNVLLRKVLLQNAQKAPDILWNELLSWLFVQQKQYNSAFGQEKAIYKRSEGQSIDRLENLGRIAMEEKDLETATSIYEFIVENTENPSTRLNAELSLIDIALENPSEKVLQTVEKKFEDLVEMYGNQSRTLQLQVAYANFLTFKKEQPEPAIAMLKQSLELPMGQMTMAYLKLALGDILVFDQRFNEALILFTQVQKSMKNDVLGQDARFKVAQTSFYKGDFDWALTQLKVLRGSTSQLIANDAMQLSLLISDNSLEDSTQTALKKYARADLLAYQNKDKEAVEVLEDILENHKGEKIEDEALLKQAELLVEQKNYEAAAFNYQKIVEFYSDGILADDAHFALGELYENTLNEPEKAKTHYEKIIYNYQDSYYFPQARKNFRRLRGDVIN, encoded by the coding sequence GTGTTGTCGGCACAAGAAGATTTCTTGGCCAAACAATACTTTCAAGATGGGGATTATGAAAAAGCATTGGTCTTCTACGAAAAATTGGTGGAGACCAATCCAAGACGCACAGATTATGCAGAGGGATTGGTAGCCTGCTATCAGCAATTGGAACGTTACGATGAGGCCGAAGCATTCTTACTTCAAAAAATAGAAGATAGTTATGCCTTTCCCACCTTTTTTATTGAGTTGGGCTATAACCATACCCTAAAGAACGAACCTGAAAAGGCCAATGCCTATTACGACAAGGCCATCCAAAAAATAGAGGACAACCCCAATTACGGATACAGTGTGGGCTATCGGTTCCAAACCTATGCCTTATTGGATTATGCCATCCAAGCCTACAACCGCGCCATGGAGCTCAAACCGGACCTCAACTATGATTTTCAATTAGCTAGAATTTATGGTGAACAGGGCGACATTGCCAAAATGTATCAGTCCTATCTCAATTTGATTTGGGAAGGCCGCACTTCCCGCTCCAACGTGCTCCGCAATATTGAGGACTTTATTTCCGAAGACCCATCCAACGAAAACAATGTGCTACTGCGCAAAGTGTTGTTGCAAAATGCCCAAAAGGCACCGGACATTCTTTGGAACGAACTACTGAGCTGGTTGTTTGTCCAACAAAAACAATACAATAGCGCCTTTGGCCAAGAAAAAGCCATTTACAAACGAAGTGAAGGACAATCCATAGACCGTTTGGAAAATTTGGGCCGTATCGCTATGGAAGAAAAAGACCTGGAAACGGCCACGTCTATCTATGAGTTCATTGTGGAAAACACGGAGAATCCGAGTACCAGGCTCAATGCAGAACTCAGCTTGATCGACATTGCTTTGGAAAATCCCTCGGAAAAAGTGTTGCAAACGGTTGAGAAAAAATTTGAGGACTTGGTAGAAATGTACGGAAACCAGAGCAGGACGCTTCAACTACAAGTGGCCTACGCCAATTTCCTGACCTTTAAAAAAGAACAACCAGAACCGGCCATAGCCATGCTCAAGCAAAGTTTGGAACTACCCATGGGCCAAATGACGATGGCGTATTTAAAATTGGCACTGGGGGACATTTTGGTTTTTGACCAGCGGTTTAACGAAGCATTGATTTTATTCACACAAGTGCAAAAAAGCATGAAGAACGATGTGCTGGGGCAAGATGCACGGTTTAAAGTGGCACAGACCAGTTTTTACAAGGGCGATTTTGATTGGGCCCTCACCCAACTTAAGGTATTGCGCGGTTCCACCTCCCAGCTCATCGCCAACGATGCCATGCAGTTAAGTTTGTTAATTTCGGACAACTCCTTGGAGGACTCTACCCAGACCGCTTTGAAAAAATATGCCCGTGCCGACTTGTTGGCCTATCAAAATAAAGACAAAGAGGCTGTTGAAGTGCTCGAGGATATTTTGGAAAATCACAAAGGGGAAAAAATTGAGGACGAGGCCTTGTTGAAGCAGGCCGAACTTTTGGTAGAGCAGAAAAATTATGAGGCTGCGGCCTTCAACTATCAAAAAATAGTCGAGTTTTATTCCGATGGGATTTTGGCCGATGACGCCCATTTTGCCTTGGGAGAACTCTATGAGAACACTTTGAACGAACCTGAAAAGGCCAAGACCCACTACGAGAAAATCATCTACAACTATCAGGACAGCTATTACTTTCCACAAGCCCGAAAAAATTTCAGGCGGCTTCGAGGGGATGTAATCAACTAG